Proteins encoded together in one Benincasa hispida cultivar B227 chromosome 1, ASM972705v1, whole genome shotgun sequence window:
- the LOC120086071 gene encoding putative lipid-transfer protein DIR1, with translation MDKAIKVVALALVLMVVIGFGEAQTICNMTYAGLYACRPSVTPPNPTPPTARCCMALSHADLHCFCAYRNSGALSSLGIDPNLAMQLPKICKLPNSPNC, from the coding sequence ATGGATAAAGCTATAAAGGTTGTGGCTTTGGCATTGGTGTTGATGGTTGTGATTGGTTTTGGTGAAGCTCAAACCATTTGCAACATGACATATGCTGGTTTGTATGCATGTAGACCGTCAGTGACGCCTCCGAATCCGACACCGCCGACCGCTCGATGCTGTATGGCGCTTTCGCATGCCGACTTGCACTGCTTTTGTGCATACCGGAACTCAGGAGCTCTTTCTTCTCTTGGCATTGACCCTAATCTTGCAATGCAGCTACCTAAGATTTGCAAGCTTCCTAACTCTCCAAATTGCTAG